The genomic window TCGGGGCAGACCTAACGCGTCAACTAAGCGTGTCAGCCCGCCAGCCGCCACCGCTTCAGATCCCGTCGGGTCGAGGTGCTGGTGGTACCGTACTCTGGGCGCACGTTGGCCGACGCATGGTGTTGACAACGTCAATCGGCGCTTTGGGGGTTACGCCAGTGCCATCATAGGTTAGTGGCGTGTCGAATGCAGGTCACGGTCGTGAGCCTGCGTTGGCTGCCCCTCGTCGGTGTCGAGTGAATAGCCAAGTGTTGGGTGCGCTCCAGTGACGCTCTCGCTCGCTATGTCCTTGGGTCGGTCGACGTCGGTCAGGAGCTGGGAGAGGGAATTGAGCAAGAGGATGGCGAAGCCAAATTGGAAGATGACCTCGCCAGGCATTAAAACGTTGATACCGTTGTCAGGCAAGGAGAACATCGCGAGGAGGCCGCCGACGAACTGAATGGCGATCATGGTCCAGTTGAGGCCACTGCGAACGTATCGCAAGGTGATCCAGATCGAAACGCCAAGCTGCAATACAAAGAGCATCGCGCCGAGTGTCATGTGAGCCCAGTTGAAAAAGGTATCCCAGGTGTACGGGGTCAGCATGATCCCGGCCATCAAGATACCGATGCCGACGAAGCTCGGGCGCAGTAATGTGAACGGTTGCGGACTTGGTGGGAGGGTCCTTCCGATGTGGATCACGAGGGCTATACAGACGACAAAGCCCAGAGCGAGTGGGAAGAAGGTCGCAAGGTGAACGATGTAGTAGCTGATTCCGTAGATGTTCACCTGGTTCGTAGGCCAGACGAGACTGTCAACGAGTAGGGCTCCAAAGAGTGCAGCGTAAGCGATCATCAATGTCTTGATCGTGTGCTCACGCATGACTACCTCCAGTCGATCGCCTTAGCTCCTGTTTCTTCGCTCTATACCCTTGTAGTATACAACAAAACGCGTCAAGGTAACTTCCCGGCCGTACGGAGTTGGTGTGGGTCTGAGCGGACGGCGACCAACGAGGTGAATGGTAGCTTGGCTCCCCAAACCGGCAGCGAACGCTGCATGGGCTAGACTCAAAGGCCGGAGGACGTCATTTGAGAGATATATGGGAAAGACTGCGTAGTGAAGAACGAGTGCTTTCTGTCTGCACCGTAGCCATCGCGATTACTCTCTTTCTCCCGTGGCATACGTACTCTGTCTTGAGCGTCCGTGGGACGACCGATGGGTTTCATAGCTGGGGTTTCTTGACCGCGCTTGGGGTGTTGCTGCTCGCATTTGTCCTTACATCCGATGGACAGTTCTTTGCGCGTCATACGCCGAAGATCGCCCTCGAAACCTGGCGGGTGATCGGCGCGTTGGCGATGTTCGCGGGGGCAGCCCTGTATCTGACGATTGGACCAGGGTCCTATCACTCGACGAAGGTCCCAGTGAACTATGGACCTGCGTTTGGCGTTTACATTGCCTTTTTAGTTGGATTGGCGGCGTTGTTGTTGACGTTTCGCCAAGGAAGGAAATCGATACAGTGAAAAAGTTGGCTCTACTGCTCCCACTGGGTGCGGTGCTGCTCGCAGCCTGCGGCTCGACGAGCGCAAGTAACCCGGTCAGCGCGGATGCCGCGACCTTGACGAATCAGGAGGTTCACTTCTGCTTCGTCACCCAAGCGACCAGTGGTGCCGATAGCACGGAGCTCCAAGGTTGTGGGGATCAGAACTATCATGCGCATCTCGCGTCAGCGAGCTTGACGAGTTCGGTGAGCCTCTCTGGCCAGAGCCAAAGTGAAAAGGTTGGCGTTGAACGGATCGGCAACGCCGAGTGGGTCTACTACAAAAACAAGTGGTACGTCCAAAAAGAGCCGTTCCCTGCGACGTCGCCGGGATCGATCTCCTCGTTGCTCCGAGCGACACCGACGTTCAAGAAGGTCGCTGGCATCAAGGTTTTGGGCCAGTCGACGACAGGTTACAAGGGCGTCTTTACGGCAGCTGATCTGTCGGCGCACAAGAAGGGTCTCACCTCAGCAATGGCGACTTCACTAACGGGTCTCAAGTCTGACACCTTCATTGCCTATCTCAATAACAAGGGTCAGGTTGTGCAAGTCAACCAGACCGAGCTCGTAACATCGTCGACCACCAAGGTGACCGTCACCTCGACGGTCCAGTTCTCTCACTTTGGCGAGACGGTTGCCATCAAGAAGCCTCCGGCCAATGAGATCTCCAAAGGATCACCGACGTAACTGGTTCAGCTTGAGTGCGAGTGCGGATATGGCGGTCGAGCCGAGGACGATCGTCATCAAGGTGGCGTAATTGGCGTTCGATAGCACACGCGACTGCAAGAAGACGAGGGCCATGGCGATCGTCACCTCGCCCCGCGCAAGCATGCCTGCCCCCACGGCTAGTCGTGTGTGCGCTGCCCCAGGAGCGGCCACGGCGATTGCCAGGCGCGAGATGAAGAGGGCGACGAGGACAAGGGATCCAGCGACAAGAACGTCAAGATGAGCAAGTAGCGGTAGACGTATCGCATAACCAGCCGTCATGAAGAACATCGTCGGCAGCAGCCTTTCAACCACCATAACCCAGTGCTTCAGCCGTCGAGTCAGGAGCGATGCGATTGCATGTCCGTCAAAAACGCCCAGGAGTGCGGCAGACACCCCGGTTGCTACACCCGCGGCAGTCAGAACGCTGAGCTTGAAAAGCTTTCCCCGAGAGCGGCTTGGCCGAATGACGATCATGGCAATCGCAATCAAGACAGAGGTGATCAGGGCGATGGTGGGGGAGCTAAAAAGGTGAAAGACGGCACCAACCGCGAACAAGGGTGCGACGACCAGGAGGGTGATCCCGATGAGATCGTCGGCTACCGCCGCTGAGATGATGATCGGGTAGCCACTACCTTGCCCAGTCCCGTGTGGTCGCAGAAGACGAGCGGCGATGCCCGCAGAAGTTGGAATACTGCAAAGGACGAGCGCGAGCACCTTAAGGCTCAATGGTTCAATTACAGCGAGTAACGCGAGCCCCACCCCGCACAGCACCAGGGCACCGATCGAGGCGAGCAGCGCGCCTCGTGGCGTGAGTGGTCGGTGGCCGAGATCGGCCAGCTCAACGCCGACACCAAAAAGTAACGCAAAGAGTCCGATGTAGGCGCCGACATTGAGGACGCCTTGGTTGGCTTGTCCACCAAAGAGGACGCGCGCCAGTGCCCCGACGACCAAAAGGGCGATTGGCTCCGGAATCCGTAACCAGCGCGTCGGAATGCCTCCTACAGCGAATCCCACCGCAAGAACGGCCAACGCCTCAATCATCGTTGTTGACTCTCTTTCTCGGTATTCCCTTTGCGCGAGCTGAGGGTGAAATCGGGTGGACCCTTTGAGAGAGGCATGGTCACCACCCGTAGGGTTTAGCCTAGTAGGGGTGTTGGCGATGGGAAAAACAGTTCGAGGTCTCGCGGTTGTCGGTGCGTTGGGGTTAACCCTTTCGGCCTGTCATTTCTCGAATGGTGAGTATGGACCGGCATCCGCTGGTGCAGCGTTACCTCCGACGAACGGACCGGCTGGCTCCTCGGGCTCTGGTAACAGCGCGACAGCGAAGCTGCTTGGTGGGTTCGGTGTTCCAAAGACAGCATCGTCCTACGATGGCGCCGGCTTTCCGATCCCCGATTATGGGCCGGTGAGCTACCACAACTACGTCAACGGCGACCCTAAGTACCCGGCGACGATCGGAGTCCGTAACTCACCCTATGGCCAGATTCTCACCACCGGAAGCGGCTACACGCTCTACGTGCGTCTTGGTGACCAGTTCCGCGATAGCAAGTGCTTTAAAATCTGTCTGTACGCCTTTCCGCCTGAGCTGACCAATGGTGCCCCCCAGGCAGCCCCAGGAATCCTGGCGGCTGATCTTGGGGTTCTGACGGCGAACAACTCGTGGGAACAGGTGTCCTATGGTGGCCGGCCGCTGTATCGCTATCGCCTCGATACCAAGCCCGGTGAGATCAACGCTGAAGGCAAGGGTGGGATCTGGTACGTCGTTGGTGTCAACGGCCTCCCGATCACGAAGCCGTTGGCGAAGGCCAAGTCCTCGAAGAGCTAGAGCGAGCTCGTCAGGATCTGAGCAACGTCGAGGACCTGCTTGTTCGGGTCTGCGAGTCCTTCGGCTTGCCGTGCCTTGACGGCGTCATCGAGCATGATCATGCAAAATGGGCACGCAGTCGACACCACATCGGCTCCGGTCTCCAGCGCCTGATCGGTTCGTTCGAGATTGATGCGCTTGCCGATGCCCTCTTCCAGCCACATCCGTGCTCCACCGGCCCCGCAGCAGAACGCCTTTTCACGGCAGCGATGCATCTCTCGTGAGTAGACACCTGGAACCGCATCGAGTACCGATCGTGGCTCCTCATAGACGTGATTGTGTCGACCGAGGTAGCAAGGATCGTGATACGTAACCGTCTTGTCGACAGATTTCGTGGGTACGATACGACCATCGGCGACTAAGCGACTGAGCAGTTGGGAGTGATGGACAACCTCGAAGTTCCCGCCTAGTGCCGGATATTCGTTGGCGATCGAGTTGAAGCAATGCGGGCACGAGACGACTACCTTACGGATGTTGGCGCCGGTGAGTGTCTCGATGTTGACCTGTGCCTGGGTCTGGAAGAGATACTCATTGCCGATACGTCGGGCTGGATCGCCAGTGCAGCTCTCACGGGGACCAAGAACAGCGAATGACACCCCTGCTCCATGCAGGAGGGCCGCGATCGAGCGGGTGACCCGCTGAGCCCGTTCATCGAGCGCTCCGGCACAACCCACCCAGAAGAGGTACTCGATTTCGTCGTCGATCACGTCCGTGACGATCGGTATATCAAAATCGAGCCCTGACATCCAATCGGTGCGATGACTGGCTCCGAGGCCCCAGGGATCGCCTTGATTCTCGATGTTGCGTAGCATCGAATTAGCCTCCGTGGGGAAGCTCGACTCCATCAACACCTGATAGCGGCGGATGTCAACGATCGTGTCGACGTGTTCGATATCCACCGGACACGCTTGCACACAGGCGCCACAGGTGGTGCAGGACCACAAGACGTCTGGGTCGATCACGTCGGGGACGAGATTGGTATCGCTTGGTGTGGGGGACAACATCTTCTCACGCAAGCTCATGATCAAGAGCTTTGGCGAGAGCGGCTTGCCGGTGCCCCAAGCTGGACACTGCTCCTGACAGCGACCGCATTCGGTGCAGGCAAGTAGGTCGAGACGCTGTTTCCAGGTGGTTTGTTCGATGGTGCCAACCCCGAAGACGTCGTCCTCTGACAGGGTCTCTGGATCCATGTTGGGGGTGGTGGCTAGCGCTCCGAGGGCAATGGGGCGCCGAGCGAAGGCGACGTTGAGCGGGGCGGTAAAGATGTGTAAGTGTTTGGAGTGCACCACAAAGATCAGGAAGGTGAAGATGACTGCGATGTTAAGGACCAAGAAGATGGACTCAAGGATGTAGTTGGTGTGTGGGCCCATGTGTCGAAATGGAATCGAGAGCGCATGGGACATAAACGCGAAGTCCGAATATGGGAAGTCGCCGGCGTTGACCTGGAACGCACGGTAGGCGAGCAGGGTGATGACGACCGCTGCGATCCAGCCAAGGGTGATCCACGCAGTGGTGGTGTGCGAGCCGTAGAATCTAGAGGCACGGTCTCGGTGCTCTGGCGCCTCGCGAATACGAATCACGCTAAACACGCAGACAGCGACCAAGACGGCAAGGGCAAAAAAGTCCTCCAGAAACCCAAGCCAACTGTCGTGGCCGATCAAGGGTATGGCGAAGTGGCGGCTAAAGAGTGAACCGATCGCCTCGATGATGGTGGCGAGCAAGATGGTGAAGCCCCAGAAGGTGAAGAAGTGTGCGACACCGGGGACGGTTTTTGTCAAGAGTTTGCGCTGGCCGAGAACCTCTACGGCCTCTGCTTTGACACCCTGTTCGGGCGTCGTCCGTCCACGCTCGACCTTCTTGCCCTTGCGAACAACGCTGTAGAGGTAGATGCCGCGTCGTGCGACAAGGATCAGCGACACAACGATGATCACGAGTCCGATGATGAGGCGCTCGCTCAAATCTCCTCCTTGGTTTGTGATTCGCGATTGATGTTCGTACTGATCATATTACTGATCGGTAACATAAAGAGCCCAATCATGGGTCAGATGTCGAGTTGGTAGCGGCTTGGCGTAGGGCCGTCTTGGCCCTGGTACTTGCTGGCGAGCCCAGCTGACCCATACGGGTTGTCAGCTGGTGTCGTCATCTCGAGGAAGGAAATCTGTCCTATCTTCATCCCCGGATAGATCTTGATCGGGAGATTGGCGACGTTGGAAAGTTCTAGCGTGATGGTGCCAGAGAAGCCAGGATCGATGAAGCCTGCTGTTGAGTGGATGAGAAGCCCAAGGCGTCCAAGTGACGACTTGCCCTCCAAGCGGCCCACCAGGTCTGGGCCGATCGTGACACGCTCGACAGTTGCTCCGAGGACGAATTCGTTGGGGTGGAGCATGAGTGCCCCTCCCTCGTCGACCTCGAGGAGTTCGGTGAGGTCGTCCAGTGGTTCCCTGACGTCGATCATGCCCTTCGAATAGTTCCGAAAGACTCGAAACTTGTGGCCAATACGCAAGTCAATCGAGGACGGTTGCACGGCTCGTTCGGCCAGGGGGTCGATGACGACCCGGCCTGTCTCGAGGGCTGTCATGATAGATCGATCGGACAAAATCATACTGCAATTACACTAACCTTTGGGGATTGCTTCAAGTGACGCACATGGAAGGTTGATGGAGGAATCTCGAAAAACGCGGGCGTAGTTCAGCGGCAGAACATCAGCTTCCCAAGCTGAGAACGCGGGTTCGATTCCCGTCGCCCGCTCTTTCAATCAGTAGTTCGGTTTTTAACCGAGCGGGATTGTTATCTCTGGTTGATAGCGACCGCTATCGCTGTACGGCATGGACCACATGGTAGGGCCGGTTCATGGGCGTGGCAAGCACCAAAGAGCCAACACGACGTGCTGAGGATATTGCAGGCACTTTGTCAGGGTCGCCTTGGGTGCACGTGGCCAAGCTCATCACCTCGTCGATCAGGAGGGGAGCCGAGGGCTTAGTGCCAAGCAGAAGCACGATGCGGCCTGGATACGATGCTCTTGAGGCCGACAACGCAGGGCGGAACTGGGGAACACCGATGCTGCCGGCGATACAGAGGTCACCATACTGGATCCCAGCGCTGGCATGGTCGCGTTCTCGGTACACCGCTAGATGGATCTAGCACTCCTCGGTCGGTTGCTGGCGCTTTCGTGCCATCATCGACCACACCCCAAGAACGGATGGTGACATCATCAGCTGGTCAACGATGAAGCGATGGATTTGTCCTCACATGGAGCGTAGCCTCTTGGGTATCAATGACTAAGAAGTCTTGGCTCATCTGCGCATCTCCACGGTTCCAGAGGCCATCCAACGAACGAGCGTAGTCGTTGTTGGTGACAAGGTCACAGTGTGGAGAGTCTGGGCGAATGCAACGTCTTTCGGGTGTCAATGTGTAACTCCACGAGCCCACTGAGCTGGAAAGATATGACGTTTACACAAACAGGGCAAGAGCGGGCACGGACACCTGGTCCACCCCACTCCAGCCCTGTTGCTGCTGAGTTGTGCGTTACACCTGGCTTGTGTCGGCTAGGACCAATCTAGCGTATCGCTCGACCAAGAGGCATACCGAGATGTTGCGCTCCTCACGACTGATAGTGCATCGGCGCCGCAGGTGGCATCGGTGGATTACCTACCGGTCCCGCAGGTGGCATCGGTGGATTACCTACCGGTCCCGCAGGTGGCATCGGTGGCATTGGTTGCGGATCTGCTAACGAGTCCAGCGTACTTGTGTTGGAATCGTCAAAGTAGAGACCAAGCCGATGCATCGGACCGGGACCTGCCTGTGTATAAGTGGCAATGCCGAACAGCGCACCCGCACCTCCCTGATCGAGGCTGCGGGTTGCCACCTGTCGTCCCTTGGGGGTCACCTCCACGAGGTTGTTGTTCCCAGCGCCGTTGACCACCAAGAGATTGTGGTTGATTGGGTCGATCACAATTCCCTGTGGTGACATCAATGCGCCACCCTCTGACACCAGAACCGGTGTCACAGGACCAGTCGCTGTGAGCGCGTGAGGTATCGCATAGATTGCGTTGTTGTCGTCGTCAGTGACATAGAGCGTGCTGTTCCTCATGTCGTATG from Ferrimicrobium sp. includes these protein-coding regions:
- the dcd gene encoding dCTP deaminase translates to MTALETGRVVIDPLAERAVQPSSIDLRIGHKFRVFRNYSKGMIDVREPLDDLTELLEVDEGGALMLHPNEFVLGATVERVTIGPDLVGRLEGKSSLGRLGLLIHSTAGFIDPGFSGTITLELSNVANLPIKIYPGMKIGQISFLEMTTPADNPYGSAGLASKYQGQDGPTPSRYQLDI
- a CDS encoding cation:proton antiporter, yielding MIEALAVLAVGFAVGGIPTRWLRIPEPIALLVVGALARVLFGGQANQGVLNVGAYIGLFALLFGVGVELADLGHRPLTPRGALLASIGALVLCGVGLALLAVIEPLSLKVLALVLCSIPTSAGIAARLLRPHGTGQGSGYPIIISAAVADDLIGITLLVVAPLFAVGAVFHLFSSPTIALITSVLIAIAMIVIRPSRSRGKLFKLSVLTAAGVATGVSAALLGVFDGHAIASLLTRRLKHWVMVVERLLPTMFFMTAGYAIRLPLLAHLDVLVAGSLVLVALFISRLAIAVAAPGAAHTRLAVGAGMLARGEVTIAMALVFLQSRVLSNANYATLMTIVLGSTAISALALKLNQLRR
- a CDS encoding (Fe-S)-binding protein; translated protein: MSERLIIGLVIIVVSLILVARRGIYLYSVVRKGKKVERGRTTPEQGVKAEAVEVLGQRKLLTKTVPGVAHFFTFWGFTILLATIIEAIGSLFSRHFAIPLIGHDSWLGFLEDFFALAVLVAVCVFSVIRIREAPEHRDRASRFYGSHTTTAWITLGWIAAVVITLLAYRAFQVNAGDFPYSDFAFMSHALSIPFRHMGPHTNYILESIFLVLNIAVIFTFLIFVVHSKHLHIFTAPLNVAFARRPIALGALATTPNMDPETLSEDDVFGVGTIEQTTWKQRLDLLACTECGRCQEQCPAWGTGKPLSPKLLIMSLREKMLSPTPSDTNLVPDVIDPDVLWSCTTCGACVQACPVDIEHVDTIVDIRRYQVLMESSFPTEANSMLRNIENQGDPWGLGASHRTDWMSGLDFDIPIVTDVIDDEIEYLFWVGCAGALDERAQRVTRSIAALLHGAGVSFAVLGPRESCTGDPARRIGNEYLFQTQAQVNIETLTGANIRKVVVSCPHCFNSIANEYPALGGNFEVVHHSQLLSRLVADGRIVPTKSVDKTVTYHDPCYLGRHNHVYEEPRSVLDAVPGVYSREMHRCREKAFCCGAGGARMWLEEGIGKRINLERTDQALETGADVVSTACPFCMIMLDDAVKARQAEGLADPNKQVLDVAQILTSSL